One part of the Lycium ferocissimum isolate CSIRO_LF1 chromosome 8, AGI_CSIRO_Lferr_CH_V1, whole genome shotgun sequence genome encodes these proteins:
- the LOC132066538 gene encoding F-box/kelch-repeat protein At3g06240-like gives MAMSESAEKLPEDIIFDTLTRLPAKSIGQFRCISKQWCSSLSDPKFIKAHLTFHSHKHDEVKPILISHVSRSLHTVTFKHDTHNPIDAISRKLNLSDNMWQRVVGSCNGLVLVLNEEDDIFLINPSTLEYRGIPNSRLALPKHGTSSTYALGYDVVSDDYKLVTLSHYEGVSEGDLFCTYADVYSLRMGLWRRLESLSHHGGLYTVLGFLYMGFALVPIPTILDDDHLHFSDFVTLRGCIYMLANTTDQDKNDVWMMKEYGFAGSWTKFSVTQQSSISGFTPICFMSDDNIVLDASGKEKLFIYNKKEEHWREMNVDGINARTFMESFVSPMIGKGTEGDASPKEAPLKRPRRSGPSSDIEAEQRAESAPDTEATMATSPLPDGDQATTSEAPAYTEAAGAVPASPNPAPKSDNLDEISVLQPGKQLGSDIFLFLEPRG, from the exons ATGGCTATGAGCGAATCAGCTGAAAAACTACCTGAAGATATCATATTTGACACACTTACCCGCCTGCCCGCAAAGTCCATTGGTCAATTTAGGTGCATATCAAAGCAGTGGTGCTCTTCTCTTTCAGACCCAAAATTCATCAAAGCTCACCTCACTTTTCATTCCCACAAACATGATGAAGTTAAGCCCATTCTTATCTCTCATGTTTCTCGTTCTCTGCACACTGTCACCTTTAAACACGACACCCATAATCCCATTGATGCAATTTCAAGAAAGCTTAATTTGTCGGACAACATGTGGCAGAGAGTTGTTGGCTCATGTAATGGCTTGGTCTTGGTATTGAATGAGGAAGATGATATATTTTTAATCAACCCCTCAACCTTAGAGTATCGTGGAATTCCAAACTCTCGTTTGGCTCTTCCTAAGCATGGTACCTCTAGCACGTATGCTCTAggatatgatgttgttagtgaTGATTATAAGTTGGTTACTCTTTCTCATTACGAGGGTGTAAGCGAAGGTGATCTTTTTTGCACTTATGCTGATGTCTACTCTTTGAGAATGGGTTTATGGAGGAGACTTGAGAGTTTATCTCATCATGGTGGCCTATACACGGTTTTGGGGTTTTTGTACATGGGCTTTGCATTG GTGCCAATACCTACTATTCTTGATGACGATCATTTGCACTTTTCTGATTTTGTGACTCTTAGAGGGTGTATTTATATGTTAGCTAATACAACTGATCAAGACAAAAATGATGTTTGGATGATGAAAGAATATGGTTTTGCGGGGTCTTGGACCAAATTTAGTGTTACACAACAGTCTTCCATTAGTGGTTTCACACCAATTTGCTTTATGAGTGATGATAATATCGTATTGGATGCGTCTGGAAAAGAGAAGTTGTTTATCTACAATAAGAAAGAGGAACATTGGAGAGAGATGAATGTTGATGGAATAAATGCTAGAACTTTCATGGAGAGTTTTGTCTCTCCTATGATTGGCAAGGGAACTGAGG GTGATGCTTCGCCCAAAGAGGCTCCCTTGAAGAGGCCTAGAAGATCCGGACCATCTTCGGATATTGAGGCCGAACAAAGAGCAGAGTCGGCCCCCGATACCGAGGCTACAATGGCTACCAGCCCACTGCCCGATGGTGACCAAGCTACTACATCCGAGGCACCTGCTTATACCGAGGCTGCTGGAGCTGTTCCGGCTTCTCCTAATCCTGCACCGAAGTCCGATAACCTGGACGAGATATCCGTCCTGCAACCGGGGAAGCAGCTGGGTTCGGACATCTTCCTATTCCTCGAGCCACGAGGGTAG